Below is a window of Camelina sativa cultivar DH55 chromosome 11, Cs, whole genome shotgun sequence DNA.
tttttcttgtcTACTAATTACAAATTTGGCAGATCTAATTGGGTAAAGTAGTTTGTGTCTAAGACAAATAtagtttgattttaaatataattttcatggTAATTTTTAAGTATATGATACTTTTACTGTGCCGAGTTACCTACATGCAACTTCTCCTTTTCACTTTGGTGAAAGATATGAAAAACTGAATCTACCTAATCAAATTGAGACCAAATATGAGAAAAGTAAATTTGTTTGTGTACCTCGGGAAACTGTAGTCTTGACAACCAAATCACATACATAGGTAATATAGTGAAGGCAGATCATGGTTTAACAACAAAGCTTTTCACAcaaaaagaacacaagaaagtaataaaaataagttgCATTGTCGTCACAAGTTTAACACACCAAagagattcatcttcttctatcagTCTTCGTCGTAAGAGAAGGTAACCTTTGTACCGCACAATTCGAACTTCTTACGtgccttctctttcttcttatgtTTCTTCAGAAGGCTTTCTCGTTCGCACCTGGAAAATCAAAAACTGTTATGATCTCTCTCCAAGCATACCAGAAACTTCACCCAATATATGCGctcttgttatatttttaaaaaaaaactcataagaCAAATAGTTAAATCCCTTACCAAAAAAGCCTTTCTGCAAGGTTGtacctaattaacaaaaataatagcgTTAGACCTCCTACTGTAATGACATCAAAACtatagaaaataacaaatctCCAAATGGAAAATTAGTTTACTTGGGTCGGAGAGGGTATGGAGCTAGCTCAGCCACGTCAAGATGTATCTTATGATGGCACAAAGTTTCACCATTCATTTTTTGCAGCGCATAAAGTATAAAAAGAATTAATCAGCAATCGTACTTCCAAATAAACTGCTTGTACAATTTTCATCATAAGTATACACTACTTTTCAGATGACTACTTATACTTTTCATCATTACTATATACTACTCTTTACCTTCTTTGCTTCGTCAGCTgaagcaaactcaacaaagccaCAGCCCACATGCTCACCCATGTGATTTACAATAAGTCGAGCACGACAAACTTCTCCAACATCTTTGAAGAAATCGATGCTGTAAAAATGGAGGATAAGAAACCATTCACGAAAAACTTTCTCCAAGAAAGAAAGAGCAAACTAAAGGTGCTACTTACATATGTGATATTTTAGTTTCGTGAGAGAGATTGGCAACAAAGAGCGTCTTTTTATTTACAGCAACCTCCTGAATTAACAGTCAGTGGTGTTAGCACAACTCCATAAAGAAAATGACTCAAATTACATCACAACAAAACCTTGATTCATCCCCAGAATATGTCATCTTTCAAATTTGTGGCAACAGTTCTGAcatattttgaagataataaGAACAGGTACCTCAACAAAAGCAGGAGTTTCATCAAGTCCTTCCACAACCTCATCTTCTATCAGAAGGCTTTCTCGTCGAAGGTAGTCTTCATACCTGAATTATCAAAAACCCTTTTAAGTTTACCAAAAACTTCACTTTATGTGCTCTTGATAACAAGTGCAAGATGCAAATAGTTAAATCCCTTACCAAACCTTGTGATCTATGCAATAcctaatcaacaaaaataaatagcgTTAGTCTTTTGTAATGGCATACAAAATCTAGCAAACAAGTTACAACCAGAGTTACATAAACAAATCTCCAAAACATGGAAAATCAATATACTTGGGTGGACGGTATAGAGCTATCTCGGCCGCTTCAAGAAAAATCTTGCATTTGTGCAAGTATTcacctttcttcttttccagcgCCTACAATATAGAATATTTAATCAGCAATCGTATTTCAAATAACTACTTTTTAAATGACTACTAAAATACTTTTCATTATTACTATAAACTGCtctcacctcttttgcttcgttagcagaagcaaactcaacaaagccaCAGCCCATATGCTTGCCATTGTGGTTTACAATAAGTCGAACATGAACAACTTCTCCAACATCTTTAAAGAGATCGTTGctgttaaaataataaaagtggAGGGTAAAATAATAGCCATGAAGAACTTGCTCCAGGAAGGAAAGAGGGAATTAAAGGTGCTAATTACATATGTGATATTTTAGTTTTGCGAGAGAGATGGGCAACAAAAAGTGTCTTTTTTCTTACGGAAACTGCCTGAATTTAACAGCCaaaggtgtttttagccatacttaaaagagaaaagggaCTTCAATTGCATAACAGCAAAAGGTAGGCTCATCTAAAGAGCCATCCCCC
It encodes the following:
- the LOC104724534 gene encoding uncharacterized protein LOC104724534, with the protein product MGCGFVEFASANEAKEALEKKKGEYLHKCKIFLEAAEIALYRPPKYCIDHKVWYEDYLRRESLLIEDEVVEGLDETPAFVEEVAVNKKTLFVANLSHETKISHIIDFFKDVGEVCRARLIVNHMGEHVGCGFVEFASADEAKKIHLDVAELAPYPLRPKYNLAERLFWCERESLLKKHKKKEKARKKFELCGTKVTFSYDED